The following coding sequences are from one Rattus norvegicus strain BN/NHsdMcwi chromosome 11, GRCr8, whole genome shotgun sequence window:
- the Rn45sl1 gene encoding basic proline-rich protein-like: MPESRSLSELTRQIAPPTKNGHAPPPTESRKSYQSVNPVRVRAGFSFATILPPEPKDFGFPEAARRVMGITPPHRQSASFMVGTTTRAVHGREARANGDERDARTGGESGREPPRTRGPAPVRARAEAPRRTREHRDRRAGPTTDAPLPPPTPPPPRQTPFSPSSFPCPPPPPLLPRRGIGKSRDAPAVPGAGRAGGRALREAEREATGDGRPAGTTEPPSEREEGRGTDGRGTAGAEPGRPPVGTQRHTRTETPRGRHAPNTRPTPRTIPGAAAPADAAGAHGRAGAAAGPPPKHTGKRGATPGRRGNHPRPPRAGSEDREPAGGRPRQRGAAGDRTAADPGREAEDEDGPNVEEEGRRSTSDFDPARGERGGPSPRRKGGRASGQREGETPTGAPTATPGRAHGFDSTPRRPPWHPGSFPPTHAFPEDGGAGRAPAQTHPQPTGPTDRRGRQPLKPLSPLRLAGRLSPRTRLQETRRDAPPRPRRPGRPSNRNFLPPAGRPFPPGTPRPPRDPCAPGCPPVRRGPAARPRVGQTRSERERNAGGRGGGANRQNEDRRRQGGPQRHPPRETPHKGPGGRSGGDRAREPSRRESHCTQPGAVPPRPRHRADPKPTDNPREPEETPADARANRGRRRRQPTKTPAWQRVPTSDDAPDAADRRFPQIRSPPPRARPTPRFTDPREPRGGGRGGRTAPAISTGRGNAAVEGGDEAATADAREHAARTTRDTTSPREWPGRGRAWEGRTRDGGHGGNGGGWDREPTAALPNPPVPRRPLAVRGVPRTRACARPFPATCHQKPNLPHKLRTAAGRQSPVPRDPSSYSERGGAGRGRRESKRCAQKAEVRAGSRGDHPGEAPRRS; the protein is encoded by the exons CGGGCGGTGCACGGGCGGGAGGCGAGGGCGAACGGGGACGAGCGGGACGCGCGAACGGGAGGCGAGAGCGGCCGGGAACCCCCCCGAACGAGGGGTCCGGCACCCGTCCGCGCGCGCGCAGAGGCACCCCGTCGCACGAGAGAGCACCGCGACCGCCGCGCCGGTCCCACGACCGACGCGCCGCTTCCTCCCCCGACACCACCGCCACCACGGCAAACccctttttccccttcctcctttccctgccCGCCCCCACCTCCCCTACTCCCCCGCCGCGGCATCGGGAAGAGCCGGGACGCGCCGGCCGTACCGGGCGCGGGGCGAGCGGGAGGACGAGCGCTGAGGGAGGCGGAGAGAGAAGCGACCGGCGACGGTCGACCCGCGGGAACGACCGAACCCCCCTCAGAGCGGGAAGAGGGGCGCGGGACGGACGGGCGGGGGACGGCGGGGGCAGAACCGGGAAGGCCACCCGTCGGAACCCAGCGACACACCCGTACCGAGACGCCGCGAGGACGACACGCTCCCAACACGAGGCCCACGCCGCGGACCATACCGGGCGCGGCCGCGCCGGCGGATGCGGCCGGGGCTCACGGGCGGGCGGGGGCCGCAGCGGGCCCACCCCCAAAGCACACGGGCAAGCGAGGCGCAACGCCGGGGAGACGGGGAAACCACCCCCGACCCCCTCGGGCGGGGTCGGAGGACCGTGAACCGGCGGGAGGGAGACCACGCCAACGGGGAGCGGCGGGAGACCGGACGGCGGCCGACCCCGGGCGAGAAGCGGAGGATGAGGACGGGCCCAAC gtggaggaggaggggaggaggtcGACGAGCGACTTTGACCCCgcgaggggggagagaggggggccGAGCCCGCGTCGGAAGGGAGGCCGGGCCTCGGGGCAGCGAGAGGGAGAGACACCGACCGGAGCCCCCACCGCCACACCGGGACGCGCACACGGGTTCGACTCAACGCCCAGGCGCCCACCTTGGCACCCCGGCAGCTTTCCCCCGACGCACGCCTTCCCAGAGGACGGCGGGGCCGGACGGGCCCCCGCGCAGACGCACCCTCAGCCAACAGGCCCCACGGACCGGCGTGGGCGACAGCCACTAAAGCCTCTTTCTCCTCTACGCCTCGCGGGGCGTCTTTCCCCCCGCACACGCCTCCAAGAGACCAGGCGAGACGCGCCGCCACGGCCGCGGCGGCCGGGACGCCCTTCAAACCGCAACTTCCTCCCGCCCGCCGGGCGGCCCTTCCCCCCAGGCACCCCGCGACCGCCCCGGGACCCGTGCGCGCCCGGCTGCCCCCCCGTGAGGAGGGGCCCGGCAGCACGGCCGCGGGTCGGCCAGACGAGGAGCGAGAGAGAAAGGAACGCCGGCGGGCGGGGAGGGGGAGCGAACCGGCAGAACGAGGACCGTCGACGGCAGGGCGGGCCGCAGCGGCACCCCCCGCGGGAGACGCCTCACAAGGGACCGGGAGGCCGCTCGGGCGGCGACCGGGCACGCGAGCCAAGCCGGCGGGAATCACACTGCACCCAACCCGGAGCAGTCCCGCCACGCCCGCGGCACCGAGCCGACCCGAAACCAACGGACAACCCCCGGGAGCCCGAGGAGACGCCAGCCGACGCGAGAGCGAACCGAGGCAGACGCCGACGCCAACCGACGAAGACCCCCGCGTGGCAGCGGGTCCCAACGTCCGACGACGCGCCGGACGCGGCCGACCGCCGGTTCCCCCAAATAAGAAGTCCGCCCCCGAGAGCGAGGCCAACCCCGCGGTTCACGGACCCTCGAGAGCCCCgcggagggggaagggggggtaGGACGGCTCCCGCGATCTCCACCGGCCGTGGGAACGCTGCCGTGGAAGGGGGGGACGAGGCGGCAACCGCAGACGCCCGAGAGCACGCGGCACGCACCACACGCGACACGACCTCGCCGCGAGAGTGGCCGGGACGTGGACGCGCGTGGGAGGGACGCACACGCGACGGAGGGCACGGGGGAAACGGAGGCGGGTGGGACCGGGAGCCCACCGCCGCCCTTCCAAACCCACCCGTCCCGCGACGACCCCTCGCGGTGAGGGGGGTACCGCGCACGCGGGCGTGTGCACGGCCCTTCCCCGCCACCTGCCACCAGAAACCCAATCTCCCCCACAAGCTCCGCACAGCGGCAGGTCGACAGAGCCCCGTCCCGCGTGATCCCTCCTCGTACTCGGAGCGGGGAGGCGCGGGTCGCGGTAGGCGAGAGAGCAAACGCTGCGCGCAGAAGGCTGAGGTCAGGGCGGGCAGCCGAGGGGACCATCCGGGAGAAGCCCCTCGGAGATCGTAA